A section of the Diabrotica virgifera virgifera chromosome 8, PGI_DIABVI_V3a genome encodes:
- the LOC126889779 gene encoding gamma-secretase subunit Aph-1, which translates to MTVAEFFGCTFMAFGPPFAMFIFTIAHDPIRIIILIAAAFFWLVSLLLSSIIWSAIPLKTHLEFAIFYTVLFQEGFRFAIYKILRKAENGLKKITDNSTTLIENKHILAYVSGLGFGIMSGAFSLVNVLADAVGPGTMGLKAGKETFFITSSLIGLCFILLHTFWSVIFFYACDNRNYLHLGYVVISHLVASYLTLLNSHYEYWGSITTLYVILMFTGCAAFKVAGGTVASLVNGLNFKAIV; encoded by the coding sequence ATGACCGTTGCCGAATTTTTTGGATGCACATTCATGGCCTTCGGGCCCCCctttgcaatgtttatttttacaaTCGCCCATGATCCAATAAGAATAATAATCCTCATAGCTGCAGCATTCTTCTGGTTGGTGTCTTTACTGTTATCATCAATTATTTGGTCTGCAATACCATTAAAAACACATCTGgaatttgctatattttatacTGTCTTGTTCCAAGAAGGTTTTagatttgcaatttacaaaatattGAGAAAAGCTGAAAATGGCTTGAAGAAAATCACTGACAATAGCACAACTTTAATTGAAAACAAACACATATTAGCATATGTCAGTGGCTTAGGATTTGGAATTATGAGTGGTGCCTTTTCATTAGTTAACGTTCTAGCAGATGCAGTTGGACCAGGGACAATGGGTTTGAAAGCTGGCAAAGAAACGTTCTTCATAACTAGTTCATTAATAGgtttatgttttattttactgCATACGTTTTGGAGTGTGATATTCTTTTATGCATGTGATAATCGGAATTACTTACATTTGGGGTATGTCGTAATTTCACATTTAGTCGCCTCCTATTTAACGTTGTTAAATAGTCATTATGAATATTGGGGATCAATTACAACTTTGTATGTAATACTCATGTTTACAGGGTGTGCAGCTTTTAAAGTTGCTGGTGGGACAGTTGCTTCGTTAGTAAACGGGCTTAATTTTAAGGCTATTGTTTAG
- the LOC126889781 gene encoding puff-specific protein Bx42 — MELSSILPAPVQSIWDRDDERRKKSAFLSSKQLISTQNVAPPYGQRRGWVPRSVTDFGDGGAFPEIHVAQFPLDMGKKKDASSNALAVQLGSDGKVKYDAIARQGHGKDKIVYSKLSDLLPVEVVDENDPSLERPDQEEIDDLTERTRQALMKITNSKIAAAMPVRAADKLAPAEFIRYTPSQQGAAFNSGAKQRVIRLVDAQVDPMEPPRFKINKKIPRGPPSPPAPVLHSPTRRVTVKEQKEWKIPPCISNWKNAKGYTVPLDKRLAADGRGLQQLHINENFAKLAEALYIADRKAREAVETRAQLEKKLAQKEKEAKEEHLRQLAQRARDERAGIKAAPSHSKGGVDEEEHERDLLRQDRHKERARDRNLARAAPDKRSKLQRERERDISEQIALGMPAKGAPSNDTQFDQRLFGQAQGLGHGYGDDEAYNVYDKPWRDGGSMANHIYRPSKNIDKDMYGGEDIEKAIRTNRFVPDKEFGGTDRSGAGRSGPVQFEKEEDPFGLDQFLSQAKRASKRKEPEKRDDRDKRKRRE, encoded by the exons ATGGAATTATCAAGTATTCTTCCTGCACCAGTACAATCGATTTGGGACCGTGATGATGAACGACGCAAAAAATCAGCATTTTTATCGTCTAAACAGCTAATAAGCACCCAAAACGTTGCGCCCCCATATGGTCAAAGACGTGGCTGGGTTCCCAGAAGTGTAACAGACTTCGGAGATGGAGGTGCTTTTCCAGAAATTCATGTTGCCCAATTCCCTTTGGATATGGGCAAAAAGAAAGATGCTTCTTCAAATGCTTTAGCTGTTCAACTGGGATCTGATGGTAAAGTCAAATACGATGCCATAGCTAGACAAGGACATGGTAAAGATAAAATAGTCTATTCGAAATTATCTGACTTATTACCTGTGGAAGTAGTAGATGAAAATGATCCTAGTCTTGAAAGACCAGACCAAGAAGAAATTGATGATCTGACAGAAAGAACTAGACAAGCATTGATGAAAATTACGAACTCTAAGATAGCAGCAGCTATGCCAGTAAGAGCCGCTGATAAATTAGCACCGGCTGAATTTATTCGATATACTCCGTCACAGCAAGGTGCTGCATTTAATTCAGGAGCAAAACAAAGAGTTATTCGACTTGTAGATGCCCAGGTTGATCCAATGGAACCTCCCAGGtttaaaattaataagaaaattCCGAGAGGTCCCCCGTCACCTCCAGCGCCAGTCTTACATAGTCCAACCAGGAGGGTGACAGTTAAAGAACAAAAGGAATGGAAAATACCTCCTTGTATTTCCAACTGGAAAAATGCAAAAG gcTACACTGTGCCACTGGACAAAAGGCTAGCAGCTGATGGTAGAGGTCTACAACAACTACATATTAATGAAAATTTTGCCAAACTGGCGGAGGCTCTGTATATAGCCGATAGAAAGGCCAGAGAAGCAGTTGAAACTAGAGCGCAATTAGAAAAGAAACTAgcccaaaaagaaaaagaagcaaaGGAAGAACATCTACGTCAATTAGCTCAAAGAGCCAGAGACGAGAGAGCTGGGATTAAGGCAGCTCCTA GTCATTCCAAGGGAGGCGTGGACGAGGAAGAACACGAAAGAGACTTGCTTCGTCAAGATCGTCATAAAGAGCGAGCTCGAGATCGTAATTTAGCGCGTGCAGCTCCCGATAAGCGCAGTAAACTTCAGCGAGAGCGCGAAAGAGACATCTCAGAACAAATTGCTCTCGGTATGCCAGCGAAAGGTGCACCATCCAACGACACTCAGTTTGATCAAAGATTATTTGGTCAGGCTCAAGGTCTTGGTCACGGCTATGGGGATGATGAAGCTTATAATGTCTATGATAAACCTTGGAGAGATGGAGGATCCATGGCAAATCACATTTATCGACCAAgtaaaaatattgataaagatATGTATGGTGGAGAAGACATTGAAAAAGCTATTAGAACTAATAG gtTTGTACCAGATAAAGAATTTGGGGGTACTGATCGTTCTGGAGCAGGCCGATCAGGTCCTGTGCAAttcgaaaaagaagaagatccgTTCGGATTGGATCAGTTCTTGTCGCAAGCTAAGAGAGCCAGTAAAAGAAAAGAACCTGAAAAGAGAGACGACAGGGATAAGAGGAAAAGAAGAGAGTAA
- the LOC126889783 gene encoding ribosome biogenesis protein WDR12 homolog, whose product MQGSSEGQLQIRLITKQDIYAVPDLPLSVPQAINANSLNELLNQLLKESNSDFLKPKDFDFLAIGELIRQPLIDHLQERNVSTETTVDVEYLERTPAPEPKDSLLHDDWVCGIETSDKWILTGCYDNSVNIWSTHGKIITSLKEHRNVVKAVSWIDKTDPSKGFISVSHDLTGLMWSFEPGTDNVVPQAVLRGHERGIDSVGVSPNSSRIATGGWDTNLKLWSTSIEEERSEPLQKRSKSSNNLVTKTPLNTLKGHKETISAVNWIDNYVVSTVSMDHTIKFWDAELCGIKNEIVGQKAYLSSSWSPLSNTLLASSADRHIRLYDPRSTEGSLCKTTFTSHTLWVSSVIWSNYDQHLLLSGGYDSAVKMWDTRSPKAPLYNLQGHQGQVLKVDWSNRKYMVSGGSDNSVHIFKNKHV is encoded by the exons atgcaAGGGTCTAGCGAAGGGCAGTTACAAATTAGATTAATAACCAAACAGGATAT ATATGCAGTCCCAGACTTGCCCCTTTCGGTGCCTCAAGCAATAAACGCGAACTCattaaatgaattattaaatCAACTGCTTAAAGAAAGCAATTCCGATTTTCTGAAGCCAAAAGATTTCGACTTTTTGGCTATTGGAGAACTTATAAGACAGCCCCTTATTGATCATTTGCAAGAAAGGAATGTATCTACAGAGACCACTGTTGATGTTGAATATTTGGAACGTACACCTGCTCCTGAACCTAAAGATTCATTGTTACATGATGATTGGGTTTGTGGGATTGAAACATCAGACAAATG GATACTTACTGGATGCTATGACAATTCTGTAAATATATGGTCAACACATGGAAAAATAATTACCTCTTTGAAAGAACATAGAAATGTAGTGAAGGCAGTTAGCTGGATAGACAAGACAGATCCTAGTAAAGGATTCATCAGTGTATCACATGATTTAACGGGACTGATGTGGTCTTTTGAACCTG GTACTGATAATGTAGTACCCCAAGCAGTGCTAAGGGGCCACGAAAGAGGTATAGACAGTGTTGGAGTTAGTCCAAATTCGTCAAGAATAGCGACAGGTGGATGGGATACAAACTTAAAATTATGGTCAACTTCCATTGAAGAAGAACGAAGTGAACCTTTGCAAAAAAGGAGTAAATCTAGTAATAATTTAGTCACTAAAACTCCTCTTAACACATTGAAAGGCCACAAGGAAACAATTTCGGCGGTGAATTGGATTGACAATTACGTAGTTTCCACTGTCTCTATGGACCATACTATTAAATTCTGGGATGCAGAA TTGTGTGGAATCAAAAACGAAATAGTCGGTCAGAAAGCATACCTCAGTTCATCATGGTCACCATTATCCAACACACTTTTGGCATCCTCAGCAGATCGACACATCCGTTTGTATGACCCCCGATCGACAGAGGGATCACTGTGTAAAACCACTTTTACCTCTCATACATTATGGGTTAGTTCAGTGATATGGTCAAACTATGACCAGCATTTGCTTTTATCTGGTGGATATGATTCTGCTGTAAAAATGTGGGACACACGGAGTCCCAAGGCACCACTTTACAATCTTCAAGGTCACCAGGGTCAGGTATTAAAGGTGGATTGGTCCAACAGGAAGTATATGGTATCTGGTGGTAGTGATAATAGTGTACACATTTTTAAGAATAAACatgtttaa